The DNA segment CAAGACTAAATTGTGCCAGGGTGCTAAGCGGATTCTTAAGCTTATGTTGCGTCGTGGAATCAAATGTTCCTCTAAAGCTTTTGGCTATGTGATGGTGTCTTATAGTCGAGCAGGCATGTTGAGGCATGCCATGCAAGTTTTGACCGTGATGCAGAAAGCTGGAATTGAACTTAATTTATCTATATGTAACATTGCTATCTATGTTTTAGTTAAGGGCAGCAAATTGGAGAAGGCACTGAGAATCTTGAATCGAATGGAGCTGGTTGGAATCAAACCTAATGTTGTCACTTATAATTGCTTGATCAAGGGTTACTGTGATCTGAATCGGGTTGAAGATGCATTGGAGCTTATTGTGGAAATGGCATCCAAGGGATGTCCCCCTGACAAGGTTAGTTATTATACTGTGATGGTTTTCCTCTGCaaggagaaaaaaattgaagaagtgAAGCTGTTGATGGAGAAAATGGTGGTGAATAGTGAATTAATTCCAGATCAGGTTACATATGATACACTTATTCACACGCTATCCAAGCATGGACATGCAGATGATGCTTTGGCTTACTTAAGAGAAGCAGAAGACAAGGGCTTCCACATTGATAAGGTTGGGTATAGTGCAGTAGTTAACTCCTTTAGTAAGAAAGGCAAAATAGACGAGACAAAGAGTTTAGTGAACGAGATGTACTCGAAGGGTTGTATTCCTGATGTTGTGACATATACTGCTATTATTGATGGATTTTGTCGCATGGGAAAGATAGATGAAGCGAAAAAGATGCTGCAGCAGATGTACAAACATGGGTGCAAGCCAAATACCGTTTCATACACAGCTTTGTTAAATGGCCTGTGCCACAATGGGAAATCGTTAGAGGCAAGAGAGATGCTGAATGTAAGTGAGGAGCATTGGTGGATGCCAAATGCCATAAGTCACAGTGTTGTGATGCATGGTTTTCGTAGGGAAGGAAACTTGTCCGCAGCTTGTGATTTGGTTAGGAAAATGGTTGGAAAGGGATTTTTTCCAACTCCAGTTGAAATTAACCTGCTAATACAGTCTCTGTGTCAAAATCAGGAAGTAGTTAAAGCTAAAAGATTTTTAGATGAATGCCTGAATAAGGGTTGTGCCATCAATGTCGTAAACTTTACTACTGTAATTCACGGTTTTTGTCAGATTGGTGACTTGGAAGCTGCTCTATCAGTGCTAGAAGACATGTACTTAATCAACAAACATCCTGATGTTGTCACATTTACAATATTGTTTGATGCATTGGGGAGGATAGGTAGATTGGACGAGGCTGCTGAGTTAATAACGAAGATGCTGTGCAAAGGTTTGGATCCTACTCCGGTAACATATAGGACAGTCATTCACCATTATTGTAAATGGGAGCAAGTGGATGATATGTTGAAACTATTGGAAAAAATGCTTGTTAGGAAGCCATTAAGAACATTATACAATCAAGTAATTGAAAAGCTTTGTGCTTTTGGGAAACCCGAGGAGGCTGAGAAACTTCTGGGAAAGGTTTTGAGAACAGCATCAAACCTTGATGCTAATACATGCCATGTTCTCATTGAAAGCTATCTGACTAAAGGGCTTCCTCTATCAGCAAATCGAGTGGCTTCTAGAATGTTCAGTCGTAATTTGATTCCTGATTTGAAGTTGTGTCAGAAAGTGAGCAAGAAACTAATGTCGGATGGAAAGTTGGTTGAGGCTGATAACCTTATGTTGCAACTTGTCGAGCGTGGAATACAACAAAATGAGATGAATTTGTGATGTTAGCTACTACTCCAAACTTAAAGGTTGTGCCCATGGTGCTATGTTGTGGTAAAGCCATTCTTTGTTCTATGGAAAATGATTCTGATTTTTGAGAAAGcaaaatttatttatgtaatctTAAATATGGTTTAGATAATTGTCTTTTTTATGTTTGGCACATGTATTTCTTTTTGGTGGTGATGATGATAGGCATATTATTTTCATGCTAGTGTTGTGCTTATATTTTCAGTTtgataacaagaaaaaaagaatttaagagTAGAGTATGCATCTTCTTCTAAATATTGTTTACatgatatatttttatcttacaAGTTGTGCATGAAAATAATTCTAACATTGTGTTTCTGGTTGACAATCACATGCTTCTTTCCAAACATAGTCTTCCCAATCATTTGGAAGAGAACTTAGCACATTGACTATTCTAAGTCATAAGATGAGATGTGTTGTATTCAAACCTCAATGACGTTGTAAAAAGGGATgggattaaaataaaacaaacagaTTTAATCATGAATGGATTGAAGTTTAAGGAAAAGAGTAGCAGGTCTAGAATAAGAGTGTGATTTGatgtgaagaagaaataaaattgagaTATCAGTATATTAAGATATATagcacttgtttttgttggcCAAGAGCCTTTGATTGCATCCAAGACCTCCTCATGACTTGATATGACTATGGGATCTACTTGTCTTTGTGGTTAATATACAAGTATGATACACTGCTTTTCCTCATAGGGGTGATATGAAATAAGACAGTAATTCACACATGAGAAGTACATGCTATTAGGTTGATGGTTATCATGAGATACGTTTTCTATTCATTTAATGAatgagttaatagtcaaattaatttctgaaagatgagatattttttaaatttgtcccTAAAATATTTTGCAATTAAATTGGTTTTTTAAAGattatgaattaattatatttgatgattagatatatttatgaaaatttatttagtATCTTTTTTCTAATTATATAAACTATATTCGCAATGACCCAACAACTAAATTGATAGTTTTCATAAACAGATTTGGTCAGTATCCAATTGAACATGTTAGGTATTATGTATATTATCATTTAATATTCTACGTCATTAATTATtagacaaaaattattaatgaagTCACTCAAGGACAAATATGATTATTtcgtaatttttgaaaaactaatttgattaaaaaattttaaagacgaaattaaaaaatatcttatacttcaaaaactaatttgattattaactctTTAATCAATATGAGCTCATGTATTCTCTTTTCTATCTagaatacattttttttttcaataggcattttctttaggggTTTTGATGAGACATGTTATGTTTTTGGACAAGAGATGAGATTTTTGAATCTTGatgatattttgtttttcttattagCTTACCCAATTTGACTTTAAGCCgatcattattttattaaaaaatatctctcATCAATATATACTtctaatcataataataatcaatatcAAATTTAACGAACTACATATATGCAAATCagcaaatggaataaaagtaataaactaataatattcagATGCAATATTGACAACTTGATAGTAATTTTCGTTAgtttaaatatataaacaaatGACATAAGCACTTTGGATCCGATACTAGGTGATTGTCTCCTCAAGCTTATGTAAACAAGAGAGgagatattataataatatcagCTCTTCTATAGCATTCAGTATACAAGACAACAGTCTTATTTATAGCTATGCTAAGATTGTGATACATCATATATGCTGCCGTgatgaaatataaatcaaaagaaATGCAACCTCACGGGAAAATCTCACGAGCTtgtcatgttttaattttttttaacctaAGCATCACAACCCGCAAGGTCATATGAGATTTTTAGCATCTGAGTATCCATATCCATGAATGTACTCAAGCTTATAAACCAAGTCAATTACTACAATGCTTcataatatctaaattaaaatgaaaatgagagaAAATTGACATGCAAATATTGGAATCCTAGGCAAAAATAGAAGTTTATCCAAAAACAAGATAAAAGagaaacatttttttcttaattattcagATTACTATAGCCTCCTACAAACCTTGGCCAATCCAGGTGACTCCAAGAGTATGTTACGTTTATCGTAAATAACAAAGCAAGCCTCATCCTTCTCTATTTAAATTTCATCAAAAACACACTAGGATGAACAAGAGATTTCTCATCAACTCAAATTAAGACCCCCACCTGAATATTCCACTTCCTGTAGATAAGCAGAAGCAAGGTTATAATAGGCACACAGAACAAAGAATACTGAATACATAGAATAGCATCACAACGATGAACATGGTGCAACTAAATCACAAAAGATTGGAATCAGGAGAGTATCAATCATCATAGATCTATTTTCAACATCAATAATCacattttaaattgaaaaaatatcaaTATCCAGTTTTACAAAGTGAACTTAAAAGAGCATGTAGAACCTCATAGAATCTGTTTCGTTtcatcttttgtttttttaaatccaATCTACAGTTTTTGTATATTGATGATGCTAATATCGACACCACAGAAAGACTTGGAAGCATAACTTAGTTAATCCTGATAACAGTTTCAGCCTATAAAAGGAAAACTGACTTAATTTGTAGAATCAAGAAGCAtgtgagaagagaagagaggagaagaatgAAGGAACTagcaaatttataatttaacaaaattcATTACCAGCACTCTAACAAACACAATAGAATGGGTCCAAGGAAATGAATCAGTTTCTATAATTAAACCTTGAACAGAGAAAAGATAGCATGCCTATCTTTTTAGGCTATCGTTTTAAGATGGCTCAACACATAACCTAgaccaaaatagaaaatattatgGAAATGtaatgagaagaaaaaaaaaaaaaaagagaattatCATCAATTCCAGAAGAAAATGACTTCTAATAAAGGCTTTTACATTAGGCCATGACTGGTTAAGTTTGAGGAAAGACCagaaaagggaaaataaaacaacaaaatatcaAATCACCAGAGATAGGGAACAGGATCTATAGGGTCAAATATTCAGCAAACGCATTTCCAACTACAACTCAGTCTACTAGTTTCAGATATAAATTACTATGGCCTTCAGTTGGTTAAATTTATTCCTTGCAAACATTTCCA comes from the Arachis duranensis cultivar V14167 chromosome 7, aradu.V14167.gnm2.J7QH, whole genome shotgun sequence genome and includes:
- the LOC110277242 gene encoding pentatricopeptide repeat-containing protein At1g09900-like — encoded protein: MNMLILITVSAYKRVEIDEHEIRHPLVKEVCRLITYRSAWNPTLEGYLRYLLRKLKPPHVCAVLRSQEDERIALNFFYWADRQWRYKHDAIVYYTLLDVLSKTKLCQGAKRILKLMLRRGIKCSSKAFGYVMVSYSRAGMLRHAMQVLTVMQKAGIELNLSICNIAIYVLVKGSKLEKALRILNRMELVGIKPNVVTYNCLIKGYCDLNRVEDALELIVEMASKGCPPDKVSYYTVMVFLCKEKKIEEVKLLMEKMVVNSELIPDQVTYDTLIHTLSKHGHADDALAYLREAEDKGFHIDKVGYSAVVNSFSKKGKIDETKSLVNEMYSKGCIPDVVTYTAIIDGFCRMGKIDEAKKMLQQMYKHGCKPNTVSYTALLNGLCHNGKSLEAREMLNVSEEHWWMPNAISHSVVMHGFRREGNLSAACDLVRKMVGKGFFPTPVEINLLIQSLCQNQEVVKAKRFLDECLNKGCAINVVNFTTVIHGFCQIGDLEAALSVLEDMYLINKHPDVVTFTILFDALGRIGRLDEAAELITKMLCKGLDPTPVTYRTVIHHYCKWEQVDDMLKLLEKMLVRKPLRTLYNQVIEKLCAFGKPEEAEKLLGKVLRTASNLDANTCHVLIESYLTKGLPLSANRVASRMFSRNLIPDLKLCQKVSKKLMSDGKLVEADNLMLQLVERGIQQNEMNL